From Caminibacter mediatlanticus TB-2, the proteins below share one genomic window:
- a CDS encoding hydrogenase maturation nickel metallochaperone HypA — MSVVESLVKLVEKYANNKKVSKIVVKVGKLSGIEPYFLKECFEVFKENTICSEAKMEIVEIEKKIFCEDCKKEFEIRGFDFRCPNCKSENTKLIAGNELYIEYIEIKE, encoded by the coding sequence ATGAGCGTAGTTGAATCGTTAGTAAAGTTAGTTGAAAAATATGCAAATAATAAAAAAGTCTCTAAAATAGTAGTAAAAGTTGGAAAATTAAGTGGAATTGAACCATATTTTTTAAAAGAGTGTTTTGAGGTATTTAAAGAAAATACTATATGTAGTGAAGCTAAGATGGAGATAGTTGAGATTGAAAAAAAAATTTTTTGTGAAGATTGTAAAAAAGAGTTTGAAATAAGAGGGTTTGATTTTAGATGTCCAAATTGCAAAAGCGAAAATACAAAACTTATAGCAGGAAATGAACTATATATAGAATATATTGAAATAAAGGAGTGA
- a CDS encoding CoB--CoM heterodisulfide reductase iron-sulfur subunit B family protein gives MKYALYTGCTAKESTPELLKSTLAVANKLGIEIEVLDEASCCGASHLQDFNEFLSDVLNARNICLAEKRGLKMVTLCNTCQLMLENTQNRLKNDEYKEKVNQKLDEVGYKYTGNTKVQHFLYALLEDIGLEEISKHIKKPLNKKIAPFYGCHIIRPSKTKDGVTLNENPYKPTAIESLIKLCFGEPVEYERKTKCCGFHVDLQNTPLSEALTRNSLLDAVDNGAEVMVTPCPLCHLNLDVKQKSVLKEAKKDVKIPVLHLPQLLGLAFGISPKELGLDHHVVEAVF, from the coding sequence ATGAAATATGCATTATATACTGGATGTACTGCAAAAGAATCAACACCAGAACTTTTAAAATCAACTCTTGCAGTAGCAAATAAGCTTGGAATAGAAATAGAAGTTTTAGATGAAGCAAGTTGTTGTGGGGCAAGTCATTTGCAAGATTTTAATGAGTTTTTAAGTGATGTTTTAAATGCAAGAAATATTTGTCTTGCTGAAAAAAGAGGCCTAAAAATGGTAACTTTATGTAATACTTGTCAATTAATGCTTGAAAATACTCAAAATAGGCTAAAAAATGATGAGTATAAAGAAAAAGTAAATCAAAAATTAGATGAGGTTGGATATAAATATACAGGCAATACAAAAGTCCAACACTTTTTATATGCTTTACTTGAAGATATTGGACTTGAAGAGATATCAAAACATATTAAAAAACCTCTTAATAAAAAAATAGCTCCATTTTATGGGTGTCATATAATAAGACCATCTAAAACAAAAGATGGAGTAACATTAAATGAAAATCCATATAAACCAACAGCAATTGAGAGTTTAATAAAGTTATGTTTTGGTGAGCCAGTTGAGTATGAAAGAAAAACAAAATGTTGTGGATTTCATGTAGATTTACAAAATACTCCATTAAGTGAAGCATTAACAAGAAATTCATTACTTGATGCAGTAGATAATGGAGCAGAAGTCATGGTAACACCATGTCCACTTTGTCATTTAAATTTAGATGTTAAACAAAAGAGTGTATTAAAAGAGGCAAAAAAAGATGTTAAAATTCCTGTATTACATCTGCCACAACTACTTGGTCTTGCTTTTGGAATATCTCCAAAAGAATTAGGTTTAGACCATCATGTAGTGGAGGCAGTATTTTAA
- a CDS encoding glutamate synthase subunit beta: MPRRHFHKIPRKIQRKRPAEERVKDFHPVYHEFEDKEALDQALRCITCPIDLLRDFPNKDFPFCRTGCPLTNKIPQWIKALKHGNLKTAFELSNETSPFPEIMGRICPHDNLCQGSCTIHKTPHGSVTIGALEVYISEKGFEEGFKPYYGEDKEKKGKVAVIGAGPAGLSCATFLLREGVNVDIYDKHDRPGGLLMYGIPNFKLPKDRILKRVKWMEEAGAKFILNHPVLTEKEFEEIVDNYDAVFIGVGAPSGRGAGIPNEEAKGVYHVMDVLIHAQKRVFKDFDDCFLRGKKVVVLGGGDSAMDAVRTSVRSGAKEVYCVYRRDEANMPGSKKEVENAKEEGVKFIFYAAPKEIKVNENNEVVGIVCNKTELTEPDERGRRRVRVVEGSEFEIDCDIIIFALGFDNVKFPWYEHAGIETDKWGCPVVNEKFQTTNEKVFAGGDAIRGADLVVTAVRDGREAAKAIAKMIRG; the protein is encoded by the coding sequence ATGCCAAGAAGACATTTTCATAAAATTCCAAGAAAAATTCAAAGAAAAAGACCAGCTGAGGAGAGAGTTAAAGATTTTCACCCAGTATATCATGAATTTGAAGATAAAGAAGCATTAGACCAAGCTTTAAGATGTATAACTTGTCCTATTGATTTACTTAGAGATTTTCCAAATAAAGATTTTCCATTTTGTAGGACAGGTTGTCCTTTAACAAACAAAATTCCTCAATGGATTAAGGCTTTAAAACATGGAAATTTAAAAACTGCATTTGAATTAAGTAATGAAACTTCGCCTTTTCCAGAGATTATGGGAAGAATTTGTCCTCACGATAATTTATGTCAAGGGAGTTGTACTATTCATAAAACACCTCATGGGAGTGTTACAATTGGAGCATTAGAAGTTTATATTTCTGAAAAAGGATTTGAAGAAGGATTTAAACCATATTATGGAGAGGATAAAGAAAAAAAAGGTAAAGTTGCTGTAATTGGGGCAGGTCCAGCTGGGCTTAGTTGTGCTACTTTTCTTTTAAGAGAAGGAGTTAATGTAGATATTTATGACAAACATGATAGACCTGGTGGGCTTTTAATGTATGGAATTCCAAATTTTAAACTTCCAAAAGATAGAATTTTAAAAAGAGTTAAATGGATGGAAGAAGCTGGGGCTAAATTTATTTTAAATCATCCAGTACTTACAGAAAAAGAGTTTGAAGAGATTGTTGATAATTACGATGCAGTATTTATTGGAGTTGGAGCACCAAGTGGAAGAGGTGCTGGTATTCCAAATGAAGAAGCAAAAGGTGTATATCATGTTATGGATGTATTAATTCACGCTCAAAAAAGAGTATTTAAAGATTTTGATGATTGCTTTTTAAGAGGTAAAAAAGTAGTTGTTTTAGGTGGTGGTGATAGTGCTATGGATGCTGTAAGGACAAGTGTAAGAAGTGGAGCAAAAGAGGTTTATTGTGTATATAGAAGAGATGAAGCGAATATGCCAGGAAGTAAAAAAGAAGTAGAAAATGCAAAAGAAGAGGGAGTGAAATTTATTTTCTATGCAGCACCAAAAGAGATAAAAGTTAATGAAAATAATGAGGTTGTAGGAATTGTATGTAATAAAACAGAACTTACTGAACCTGATGAGAGAGGTAGAAGAAGAGTTAGAGTAGTTGAGGGAAGTGAATTTGAAATTGATTGTGATATAATAATTTTTGCATTAGGATTTGATAATGTTAAATTTCCATGGTACGAACATGCTGGAATTGAAACAGATAAGTGGGGATGTCCTGTTGTAAATGAAAAATTTCAAACTACAAATGAAAAAGTATTTGCAGGAGGCGATGCAATAAGAGGTGCTGATTTAGTTGTTACTGCTGTTAGAGATGGAAGAGAAGCTGCAAAAGCAATTGCTAAAATGATAAGGGGATAA
- a CDS encoding FAD-dependent oxidoreductase codes for MIPIYESDVVIVGAGLAGLAAARELVKSGKKVTVLTKLHPLRSHSGAAQGGVNAALSEDDDVELHMFDTIKGSDYLADQDAVELMCSKAPETIRWIEHLGCVFSRREDGRIAQRPFGGQSRPRACFSKDRTGLVMLNAIYEQCVKEGVNILDEWYVADLLYDGNKAYGVVAYNLRDTTPAIFNAKAVMFATGGYARAFKINSNAHANTGDGLSIFARKGLPLEDMEFVQFHPTGLAGSGILMSEAARGEGGHLLNSEGERFMKKYAPEKMELAPRDVVSRAIMKEILEGRGAKEDKFAVYLDLTHLGEEKIKERLPELRDLALTFLGRDMAKEPILISATAHYSMGGIPVDINGHVKKSPNELTEGLYAAGECACVSVHGANRLGANSLLEALFFGRWVGWQINKDLDSLSLKEAKKEDADFMLNEVEGILNSNGSERVANIREELQEMMTTKVGVFREEKTLLEAKEEIKNLRERFKNIKLDDKSKTYNTDLQEAIELGHMLDYSAFIIEGALNRKESRGAHFREDYPKRDDENYLKHTYAYMDENGEVKVEYGDVKITKFEPQERKY; via the coding sequence ATGATACCAATTTATGAGAGTGATGTAGTAATAGTAGGAGCTGGTCTTGCTGGACTTGCTGCTGCAAGAGAATTAGTAAAAAGTGGTAAAAAAGTTACAGTTTTAACAAAACTTCATCCACTTCGTTCACACTCAGGTGCAGCACAAGGTGGAGTTAATGCAGCATTAAGTGAAGATGATGATGTTGAACTTCATATGTTTGATACAATTAAAGGTAGTGATTATTTAGCAGACCAAGATGCAGTTGAGCTAATGTGTAGTAAAGCCCCAGAGACTATAAGATGGATTGAGCATTTAGGGTGTGTTTTTAGTAGAAGAGAAGATGGAAGAATTGCTCAAAGACCTTTTGGAGGTCAAAGCAGACCGAGGGCTTGTTTTTCAAAAGATAGGACAGGTCTTGTAATGCTTAATGCAATTTACGAACAATGCGTAAAAGAAGGTGTTAATATTTTAGATGAGTGGTATGTAGCAGATTTATTATATGATGGTAATAAAGCATATGGAGTTGTTGCATATAATCTAAGAGATACAACACCTGCTATTTTTAATGCAAAAGCAGTTATGTTTGCAACAGGAGGATATGCAAGAGCATTTAAGATAAATTCAAATGCTCACGCAAATACAGGAGATGGGCTTAGTATTTTTGCCCGAAAAGGACTTCCTCTTGAAGATATGGAGTTTGTGCAATTTCATCCAACAGGACTTGCAGGAAGTGGTATTTTGATGAGTGAAGCAGCAAGAGGTGAGGGTGGTCATCTTTTAAATAGTGAGGGTGAGAGATTTATGAAAAAGTATGCACCTGAAAAGATGGAGCTTGCTCCAAGAGATGTTGTTAGTCGTGCTATTATGAAAGAGATACTTGAAGGAAGAGGTGCAAAAGAGGATAAATTTGCAGTTTATCTTGATTTAACTCATCTTGGAGAAGAAAAAATAAAAGAGAGATTGCCAGAGTTAAGAGATTTGGCTTTGACATTTTTAGGAAGAGATATGGCAAAAGAGCCTATTTTAATTTCAGCTACTGCTCATTATTCTATGGGAGGAATTCCTGTTGATATAAATGGTCATGTTAAAAAATCGCCAAATGAACTTACAGAAGGACTTTATGCAGCAGGTGAGTGTGCTTGTGTGAGTGTGCATGGAGCAAATAGACTTGGAGCTAATTCATTGCTTGAAGCACTCTTTTTTGGAAGATGGGTTGGATGGCAAATTAATAAAGACTTAGATTCACTAAGCTTAAAAGAAGCAAAAAAAGAAGATGCAGATTTTATGTTAAATGAGGTAGAAGGTATTTTAAATTCAAATGGGAGTGAGAGAGTAGCTAATATTAGAGAAGAATTACAAGAAATGATGACTACAAAAGTTGGAGTATTTAGAGAAGAAAAAACTTTACTTGAAGCAAAAGAAGAGATTAAAAACTTAAGAGAAAGATTTAAAAACATAAAACTTGATGATAAATCAAAAACATATAATACCGATTTACAAGAAGCAATTGAACTTGGGCATATGCTTGATTATTCAGCATTTATAATTGAAGGTGCTTTAAATAGAAAAGAGTCTCGTGGGGCTCATTTTAGAGAAGATTATCCAAAAAGAGATGATGAAAACTATTTAAAACATACATATGCATATATGGATGAGAATGGAGAGGTAAAAGTTGAATATGGTGATGTTAAAATTACAAAATTTGAGCCACAAGAGAGAAAATATTAA
- a CDS encoding 4Fe-4S dicluster domain-containing protein codes for MANKFIFADPKKCIGCLNCELACAASHEGIDIEEAYERALAGEKMVHRNEVVKLNDLTAPIQCMQCENAPCVEACPIDIIKYEGDYVKIYEEDCIGCRSCAIVCPFGAVVMAESPYDNVSGLIAMKCDLCGGVENTQACVEICPTHAIELIDYVEYRRRKQQATFERLNAHA; via the coding sequence ATGGCAAATAAATTTATATTCGCAGACCCAAAAAAATGTATTGGATGTTTAAATTGTGAGCTTGCATGTGCTGCAAGTCATGAGGGAATTGATATTGAAGAAGCGTATGAAAGAGCGTTAGCTGGTGAAAAGATGGTTCATAGAAATGAAGTTGTAAAACTAAATGATTTAACAGCGCCAATTCAATGTATGCAATGTGAAAATGCTCCATGTGTTGAAGCGTGTCCAATTGATATTATTAAGTATGAAGGGGATTATGTAAAAATTTATGAAGAAGATTGTATTGGATGTAGAAGCTGTGCGATAGTTTGTCCATTTGGGGCTGTTGTTATGGCTGAGAGTCCTTATGATAATGTATCAGGGCTTATTGCAATGAAGTGTGATTTATGTGGAGGAGTTGAAAATACACAAGCGTGTGTTGAGATTTGTCCAACTCATGCAATTGAGTTGATTGATTATGTTGAATATAGAAGAAGAAAACAACAAGCTACTTTTGAGAGATTAAACGCTCATGCATGA
- a CDS encoding FxsA family protein — MIYFLIYLFLEILFSYEFAKLFTPFGLFLEVIFSAVVGVFILRTLHISIANNIQKVIHREITQEEFLASGLFKLIGAFLLIIPGVFSDILGVLFLFEPFARFIGKKLFKTKTEFYYHKNNFDNDEIIDVEIIEEIEKKL; from the coding sequence ATGATTTATTTTTTGATTTATCTTTTTTTAGAAATTTTATTTAGTTATGAATTTGCTAAATTATTTACTCCTTTTGGCCTCTTTTTAGAGGTTATTTTTAGTGCTGTTGTTGGTGTTTTTATACTTAGGACATTGCATATTTCTATTGCTAATAATATTCAAAAAGTAATTCATAGAGAAATTACACAAGAGGAGTTTTTAGCAAGTGGGCTTTTTAAATTAATAGGTGCTTTTTTATTAATAATTCCAGGAGTGTTTAGTGATATTTTAGGAGTTTTATTTTTATTTGAACCATTTGCAAGATTTATTGGCAAAAAACTTTTTAAAACAAAAACAGAATTTTACTATCATAAAAATAATTTTGATAATGATGAAATTATTGATGTAGAAATAATAGAGGAAATAGAAAAAAAATTATAG
- a CDS encoding NAD(P)-binding domain-containing protein, whose amino-acid sequence MSLDKVFDIVIIGAGPGGIAAAIEAKLKGIEKVLILEKADNHLDMIRKFYKPGKRVDKDWQGKKFEFIGNVTFEECSKEEFLDQMDKKIKDAGIEDKFKYNHHVYAVEKNKDGIFEIGADHELGVIQAKKAIIAIGRMGKPNKPAYKFPPKIRPKLNFNLDKVKPNEKVLVVGGGDTAGEYAYGLVDMNIGCDVTLNYRRAEITRMNPTNKEIVERYFKEGKIKPKLGVDIENVEAVEVDGEYKVKVNYKDGTSEIFDRVVYALGGTSPVDFLKNSGIELNEWGEPNCNPETLETNIEGLYTIGDVVTSAGSIALAFNHAYQAINDIAKKL is encoded by the coding sequence ATGTCTCTTGATAAAGTATTTGATATTGTAATTATTGGAGCAGGGCCAGGTGGTATAGCAGCAGCAATCGAAGCAAAATTAAAAGGGATAGAAAAAGTCCTTATTTTAGAAAAAGCTGACAATCATTTAGATATGATAAGAAAATTTTATAAACCAGGCAAAAGAGTAGACAAAGATTGGCAAGGTAAAAAGTTTGAATTTATCGGAAATGTAACATTTGAAGAGTGTAGTAAAGAAGAGTTTTTAGACCAAATGGATAAAAAAATAAAAGATGCAGGTATTGAAGATAAATTTAAATATAACCATCACGTATATGCAGTAGAAAAAAATAAAGATGGTATTTTTGAAATTGGAGCTGACCACGAACTTGGCGTAATTCAAGCAAAAAAAGCAATAATTGCAATTGGAAGAATGGGCAAACCAAACAAACCTGCTTATAAATTCCCTCCAAAAATAAGACCAAAATTAAACTTTAACCTTGATAAAGTTAAGCCAAACGAAAAAGTATTAGTAGTAGGTGGTGGTGATACAGCAGGTGAATATGCATATGGCCTTGTTGATATGAATATTGGATGTGATGTTACACTAAATTATAGAAGAGCTGAAATTACAAGAATGAACCCTACAAACAAAGAAATTGTTGAGAGATACTTTAAGGAAGGTAAAATTAAACCTAAACTTGGAGTTGATATAGAAAATGTTGAAGCAGTTGAAGTTGATGGAGAATATAAAGTTAAAGTAAATTATAAAGATGGAACAAGTGAAATTTTTGATAGAGTAGTTTATGCACTTGGTGGAACAAGTCCAGTTGATTTTCTAAAAAACAGTGGAATTGAACTTAATGAATGGGGCGAGCCAAATTGTAATCCTGAAACACTTGAAACAAATATAGAAGGGCTATACACAATAGGAGATGTTGTAACAAGTGCTGGAAGTATTGCCCTTGCATTTAATCATGCATACCAAGCAATAAACGATATAGCTAAAAAGCTATAA
- a CDS encoding glutamate-5-semialdehyde dehydrogenase: MESILKSVKEASKIVSQLNGGVKRKLLNEMADRLEKYQNEIIEANKKDVEYAENNNLSCALIDRLVLNEKRIKDMASSLRDIAKLKDPVGRVIDGWKIDNGLEIQKVKIPIGVIGIIYESRPNVTSDAAGLCLMSGNACILKGGKEAFHSNAVIIEILRDVLKRNNLPEDIIAILPDYSRSGVEWLIKQDKYVDLIIPRGGENLIKFVSENSKVPVIKHDKGLCHVYVHKDANLQKAARIAINSKVQRPGVCNAMETLLVDRDIAGKFLPIIKEMMESEGVELRGCEITLEYIDIKKATEEDWHTEYLDKILSIKIVDNLEDAISHIEKYGSHHSDSIVTENLKVAEEFLNRVDSACVYVNASTRFTDGGVFGFGAEVGISTNKLHARGPMGIDDLTTYKYKIIGDGQIRE; the protein is encoded by the coding sequence ATGGAGAGTATTTTAAAAAGTGTAAAAGAAGCAAGTAAAATAGTTTCTCAATTAAATGGAGGAGTTAAAAGAAAATTACTTAATGAAATGGCTGATAGATTAGAAAAATATCAAAATGAAATAATTGAAGCTAATAAAAAAGATGTTGAATATGCTGAAAATAATAATTTATCTTGTGCATTAATAGATAGATTAGTATTGAATGAAAAAAGAATAAAAGATATGGCTTCTTCACTAAGAGATATTGCAAAACTTAAAGACCCAGTTGGAAGAGTTATTGATGGATGGAAGATAGATAATGGGCTTGAAATTCAAAAAGTAAAAATTCCAATTGGTGTTATAGGAATAATTTATGAAAGTAGACCAAATGTAACAAGCGATGCTGCTGGGCTTTGTTTGATGAGTGGGAATGCTTGTATTCTTAAAGGAGGAAAAGAGGCATTTCATTCAAATGCTGTAATTATTGAAATTTTAAGAGATGTTTTAAAAAGAAATAATTTACCAGAAGATATTATTGCAATTTTACCTGATTATAGTAGAAGTGGTGTTGAGTGGTTAATTAAACAAGATAAGTATGTAGATTTAATTATTCCAAGAGGAGGAGAGAATTTAATTAAATTTGTTAGTGAAAATTCAAAAGTCCCTGTTATTAAACACGATAAGGGATTATGTCATGTATATGTTCATAAAGATGCCAATTTACAAAAAGCTGCAAGAATTGCTATAAATTCAAAAGTCCAAAGACCAGGAGTGTGTAATGCAATGGAGACTTTACTTGTAGATAGAGATATTGCAGGTAAATTTTTACCAATAATTAAAGAGATGATGGAGAGTGAAGGAGTTGAGCTTAGAGGTTGTGAGATTACACTTGAATATATTGATATAAAAAAAGCAACTGAGGAAGATTGGCATACTGAATATCTTGATAAAATTTTATCTATTAAAATTGTTGATAATTTAGAAGATGCAATATCTCATATTGAAAAATATGGTTCTCATCATAGTGATTCAATTGTAACGGAGAATTTAAAAGTAGCTGAGGAGTTTTTAAATAGGGTTGATAGTGCATGTGTATATGTAAATGCTTCTACAAGATTTACTGATGGAGGAGTATTTGGATTTGGAGCTGAGGTAGGAATTTCAACAAATAAACTTCATGCAAGAGGTCCAATGGGTATTGATGATTTAACAACATACAAATATAAAATTATAGGTGATGGACAAATAAGGGAGTAG
- a CDS encoding phosphatase yields MIAIDLGSNTIRIVKWDCKENKKIDEFEKIIKTADGLVESGEINKEAIKRIIEAINEAKEKIDFNDKIVAVATEALRRAKNKDEVIKEIKEKTGIEFKIISPYEEAKYTALAVENCLNRCGYDARNFFLVDIGGGSTELILKHKNEIVSKSYKVGIVTLTQKYKTTDAIKIAAKKEVVKFKEFIDFVFNAYKKPKIFTASSGTPTTIAALKHGMNYKTYDPQKINGTIITPDDLDFWMDKLLKMEMKKREELVGVGRGDLIVSGIMIFKEIFRITKYNECIVCDDGVREGVAISECKKKMIKGYI; encoded by the coding sequence ATGATAGCAATTGATTTAGGAAGTAATACAATAAGAATAGTTAAGTGGGATTGTAAGGAAAACAAAAAGATTGATGAGTTTGAGAAGATTATAAAAACAGCTGATGGATTAGTTGAGAGTGGAGAGATTAATAAAGAGGCTATAAAAAGAATTATAGAAGCTATTAATGAAGCAAAAGAAAAAATTGATTTTAATGATAAAATAGTAGCAGTTGCTACTGAGGCGCTTAGAAGAGCAAAGAATAAAGATGAAGTAATTAAAGAGATAAAAGAGAAAACAGGAATTGAATTTAAAATTATCTCTCCTTATGAAGAGGCAAAATATACTGCCTTAGCGGTTGAAAATTGTTTAAATAGATGTGGATATGATGCAAGAAACTTTTTTTTAGTTGATATAGGAGGCGGAAGTACAGAACTTATTTTAAAGCATAAAAATGAAATTGTTTCAAAAAGTTACAAAGTGGGAATTGTAACACTTACTCAAAAATATAAAACAACAGATGCAATAAAAATTGCAGCAAAAAAAGAAGTTGTTAAGTTTAAAGAATTTATCGATTTTGTATTTAATGCTTATAAAAAGCCAAAAATATTTACAGCAAGTAGCGGGACTCCAACTACAATTGCAGCACTAAAACATGGAATGAATTATAAAACATATGACCCACAAAAAATCAATGGTACAATTATAACACCTGATGATTTAGATTTTTGGATGGATAAACTTTTAAAAATGGAGATGAAAAAAAGAGAAGAGTTAGTAGGTGTAGGAAGAGGTGACTTGATAGTTAGTGGAATTATGATTTTTAAGGAAATTTTCAGAATTACTAAATATAATGAGTGTATTGTTTGTGATGATGGGGTAAGAGAAGGGGTTGCAATAAGTGAATGCAAA
- a CDS encoding carbon monoxide-induced hydrogenase, with amino-acid sequence MKKINIGPFLASLEEPIYFKLDVDDNEIVRDVEIVNGFVHRGLEALTMQKNFFQNLILTERLCALCSNNHPFSYCLALEKIAEIEVSKRADYLRVIADEVKRIASNMFNLSMLAHLVHDYELMRDTMDTREIMQDLKETIWGNRMDLSAVTIGGVKYNLDKQKSEFILNSLEKIEPLVDKLFERFCNSEKIKKTKGIGVLTKQQALEFGVSGPVARGSGINNDVRVKAPYAAYDELEVRVDLESDGDVYSRMKVRWYDIKNAIKILKNAINNLPSGPIHLEKRPHIPAGEATVRTEAPRGELIYYVKTDGGQKPKRMRWRVPTYMNFQALEEMIKGNRASDVVLILNSIDPCVSCTDR; translated from the coding sequence ATGAAAAAGATTAATATAGGACCTTTTTTAGCATCTCTTGAAGAGCCAATTTATTTTAAATTAGATGTAGATGATAATGAAATTGTAAGGGATGTTGAAATTGTTAATGGGTTTGTCCATAGAGGACTTGAAGCATTGACTATGCAAAAAAACTTTTTTCAAAATTTAATTTTAACTGAGAGACTTTGTGCTTTATGTAGTAATAACCATCCTTTTTCTTACTGTTTAGCATTAGAAAAAATTGCTGAAATTGAAGTTAGTAAAAGGGCAGATTATTTAAGAGTAATTGCAGATGAGGTTAAAAGAATTGCTTCAAATATGTTTAATCTCTCAATGCTTGCACATTTAGTTCATGATTATGAGTTAATGAGAGATACAATGGATACAAGAGAGATTATGCAAGATTTAAAAGAGACAATTTGGGGTAATAGAATGGATTTAAGTGCCGTTACAATTGGTGGGGTTAAGTATAATTTAGATAAACAAAAGAGTGAATTTATTTTAAATAGTTTAGAAAAAATAGAACCATTAGTTGATAAATTATTTGAGAGATTTTGTAATAGTGAAAAAATTAAAAAAACAAAAGGTATTGGTGTTTTAACTAAACAACAAGCACTTGAATTTGGAGTTAGTGGTCCTGTGGCAAGGGGAAGTGGAATTAATAATGATGTAAGAGTTAAAGCTCCATATGCAGCGTATGATGAGTTAGAAGTTAGAGTTGATTTAGAAAGCGATGGAGATGTCTATTCAAGAATGAAAGTTAGATGGTATGATATAAAAAATGCAATTAAGATTTTAAAAAATGCAATTAATAATTTACCATCTGGTCCTATTCATTTAGAAAAAAGACCTCATATTCCAGCAGGTGAAGCAACTGTTAGGACTGAGGCTCCAAGAGGAGAGTTAATTTATTATGTTAAAACTGATGGAGGTCAAAAACCAAAAAGAATGAGATGGAGAGTTCCTACTTATATGAATTTTCAAGCATTAGAGGAGATGATAAAAGGTAATAGAGCAAGTGATGTTGTTTTGATTTTAAATAGTATAGACCCATGTGTATCTTGTACAGATAGATAA
- a CDS encoding succinate dehydrogenase/fumarate reductase iron-sulfur subunit, whose protein sequence is MKIRVKVLRFNKEVDSKPYYKTYELEVDESAVVLDVLDKIKWKFDGSLTYRRSCRHGICGSCGIKVNKKNVLACKTRVKDMVEKFGPTLLIEPLSLKVPQIIKDLVIDKRDFWEDEKRIKPYLIAAIDEHPKMEHLVTPKEVEKLEEAENCIACGCCYYECESKSENRDFIGPMALAKAYKFVADVRDRAKKERLEIVDELGSGVWDCVKCQACIEVCPKDVDPFTKITHLHNEIFEEGVAKKNVATKHAEGFVHSIKKHGILDEGMLVLYSEGVNVVRHMPEAIAMFKKGKIKLPWQMPKSEGLEEIQKLIEISQTHELKG, encoded by the coding sequence ATGAAAATTAGAGTAAAAGTTTTAAGATTTAATAAAGAGGTAGATTCAAAACCATATTATAAGACATATGAATTAGAAGTTGATGAGAGTGCAGTTGTTTTAGATGTTTTAGATAAAATAAAATGGAAATTTGATGGGAGTTTAACATATAGAAGAAGTTGTAGGCATGGAATTTGTGGAAGTTGTGGGATTAAAGTTAATAAAAAAAATGTGCTTGCTTGTAAAACAAGAGTAAAAGATATGGTAGAAAAATTTGGTCCTACTCTTTTAATTGAACCACTATCACTTAAAGTGCCTCAAATTATTAAAGACTTAGTAATTGATAAAAGAGACTTTTGGGAAGATGAAAAAAGAATTAAGCCATATTTAATTGCTGCAATTGACGAACATCCTAAAATGGAACACCTTGTAACTCCAAAAGAAGTTGAAAAACTTGAAGAAGCAGAAAATTGTATTGCATGTGGGTGTTGTTATTATGAGTGTGAGAGTAAATCAGAAAATAGAGATTTTATAGGTCCAATGGCCTTAGCAAAAGCATATAAATTTGTAGCTGATGTTAGAGATAGGGCTAAAAAAGAGAGACTTGAAATTGTTGATGAGTTAGGAAGTGGTGTTTGGGATTGTGTGAAGTGTCAAGCTTGTATTGAAGTTTGTCCAAAAGATGTAGACCCATTTACAAAAATTACACATCTTCATAATGAAATTTTTGAAGAAGGGGTTGCTAAGAAAAATGTTGCTACTAAACACGCAGAAGGGTTTGTGCATTCTATTAAAAAACATGGAATTTTAGATGAAGGGATGCTTGTTTTATATAGTGAGGGAGTAAATGTTGTAAGACATATGCCAGAAGCTATTGCAATGTTTAAAAAAGGAAAAATAAAACTTCCATGGCAAATGCCAAAAAGTGAAGGACTTGAAGAAATTCAAAAACTAATTGAAATTTCTCAAACTCATGAATTAAAGGGATAA